From Clarias gariepinus isolate MV-2021 ecotype Netherlands chromosome 18, CGAR_prim_01v2, whole genome shotgun sequence:
tccgaggtggaaatcaaatctggaccctggaggttgCAGCATTCAACTTTTATCTTGTCATCATTTCTTTTTCCTACTTTGTAGATGTTGGACCTCAAGTACCCCTTGGCACCATTTGTGTTGCTCTTATTGTGGTCGGAGCAACAGATTGCCTGTCATCcgatagaaaaaataaataaataaatcacctgGATTCGGTGAGTCTGTGCCCATCCAGATAGCCTCAGatttctgttcttggctgacaggaaTGGAACCTGATGAGATTTatctgctgttgtagctcatTCATCAGGAAGTGTGATGCGTCTTCTGGGATGCTATTCTGCTCACCAGGGTTGTAGAGATTGCCTATTTGAATTAGTATTGACTTCTTGTCAGCTCAGACTAGTCTGGTTATGCTCCTCTGAACTCTCTTATTAACCATGTGTCTGCAGACCTTTCTTACCCATGatgtcttaatgttttttttttgtgcacaaaTCTATGCAAATGGTTGTGTATGAAATTCCCAGGATATCAACAGTTTATGAAATCAGCTTGTGGCATTTCTGAGGTGCTATTGAAGACccggttgctttgatagcagcatTCAGCTCATCTCTATTGTTAGGtcaggtgtttctcatcttccacTTGATAATaccccatagattctctattGGGTTTAGGTCAAGCAAGTTGTCTGGCTAATCAAGCCTAGTAATATCATTAATTTCCTAATATTTCCAACaactttaaataacttttaaataaaaattttcaaaTGCCATTTATGGCAGACCACCCACTGGTCAAGTGAGCAAAGGTATTGGAACATATAGTCTTGaagtaatgtaaaataaaatatcatgtATTAGCGAGTAAACCACTGACCTCAAAGGAAACAGTTGCATTTCTCTTTTGCAATGCTTTTCTTggcttgtactgtactttcagtACTTGTTTCTCTTGTCAGTTTCCTCTTCAGGAGGTGAAATGATGTTCAAAAGTCCAGTGACCTGGTCAACTGAAAACCTTTAACTTTCCACCAGATCTTGGTTCcagattttttgcctttttgGCTCACCTCTGTATTTCTTCAAATTCCACTCTGGTCTTCTGATTCTTATGGTTGATGAGTGGTTTATATCTTGTtgtatgaacacagctgttcttGTCTCAAAGTCTTTAATCCAGTTGGATTATGATACCTGCACAcaaggccttttttttcttgtacttCTTCTTAACAGCTATTTGTCATTAAATGTGATTCTTTTCCTTGGCTAACCTGTTCTTTTTCATGACATTCCAGATAACATATGACACCTGTTAATCACATGttctaatatttatgatttcctggggaaaaaaatagatgCATTCAAATTAAATGTGCCATGTTATGTTGTCTGAATGTAAAGGGCAAGAAACGAAAGCTGAAATTCTGTTCTGTCATCTCATATCCTTCTTTTGATCCCACATCCAAATGTCTTCCGTGGATcccaaaaacaatacacactACAGCATAGGATTTCAAACCTTTCACTATTGCAGAAACAGATTCCATGGTTGAAGGATGGAAATGACGTGCTTGGTGATGTAAAGATCGGAAATATTATCCAACCAGGAGAGAAACTTTAACAAAAGAAGCAATTTTGAGAGTTAAAACTGAGGAGCTAAAGAGACAAACCTAGTCAGAATCAGCACAGCAGCTTGAAAAAGGAGTCCCTGATAAtaatgttgtttgtctttcggctggTCTCGGTTGCCAGagcggcactgcatccagtggcggGGTTTTGGCATTGGCTGGGcattgaacccaggccttctgcgagaaacctaccactgagccaccgatGCCTTATTGTtcctgttaataataataacctgccGGGGTCAGTGTAACAAGGGATATATTGTAAGGCCTGGGCAGTTTATGAAGCATGTTTACTTGTACATGGGCTCATGAAGGGGTTGTGTAAGCCCTAAAAACTATGCTGATTTATTGGGATTTATTGATGCGTCAGTTCATAATGACTTTGCGCTGATGGAAAGTATGGAGGATCAGCTGGAGTGAAAATTGCTTTTACAGCAGGTGCagtctttcctttttttgccaGTATTCATGGATTTCTCTCCTGGGTCTCTTGAGAGGACATTTAGTCAGAGACAAAGATGAcaaggttttttattattttaataatatctcTCTGTTCATCGTGTTCAAACGGTCCCAAAAAAACTCACCTGATGGTAAGTGAGGCTTCGATGTTTCgaaaaatttttacattacataAATTTAGTTGTTTAAGTTTTTCCTTGGATAGTTATTCTTCCTCCAAACAGTACCTTTTACAGGCCACTAAAATGTCATAATAGAATCAAGCAAAGCATCATTTAAGGTGGAAGGTGAAGGAGGGGAAAACAATGAGGCTACTTTCAgggttaaataaattatttattatttatgatgtaATTTAGAATTTTAAGAATTTCTGTTCTGTTATAGCTCTGCCAGTTTACCATTTACCAAAAGGTCAAttttaaaacccttttttttttttttttttaggatttattttatttttaacaatgacATATTGTCTAGTCTTatagacaggaaaaaaaaaactgacttccCCAGTCAGGGTGAAGTAATCTGGGAAATCCTAAATCTGAATAGTTTATTTAGGCCAACATTGTGTAAGACTGATATGCAcgtgtttttttctgtatttaaagCAACAGTTATAAAATCACCCTGATACATGACCAGCACAATGAGAAGGAAACTAAGAATTTATTTATCAAGTGcaatacttaaaaaataaaaacactcaatgtactgtatatgaaacatCGTTGCAAGTTCATCAGCGTAAAATCTCAACGGACTAAGGTTGATGTTTAAATTGCCGGTGAGTAAATAAGCCCCCAAAGTAACCCGGACTACCAcgataatacagtatatgactgaTGTTTTGGCAGTTgacaaattcacaaaaaaaaaaaaaaaaaacagagctccTTCATGACCTGCTGCCATGAAGCCCCAACCCTGCTTTCCCTCGAGTGTGGCCAGAGATAGACAGATTAAGAGAGCAAGAAtaagagcgagagaaagacaAGAGAGAGGCAACATGCAAGCTCCCTTCACAGAGTTCTGCACAAATACATTGACGTAAACTGTATTAGTAACTGTTCATGCGCTTTAGATCCCTCCATGTGTCAATGTGTTCGAAAAGGTGAGCCCCTGAATGGTAAAAGTGTTATAGATCTCCAAGAAAAGTCTGGATTAGCATGTCGGATGCCCAGCCTCCGCAGTCGAGTTGGCTGTAGGGGTCATGGTAACTCCCTTCCACTCTTTGCATTCACAGGTCACAGCTATTGAAAAGCACGCTGCTGCTTTAATGGACTACAGGACCCAAAGAGACATTTCAGCTCGAGgctgaaatgtttttatttcaatgcCGGCCCGACAGtggtttcacaaaaaaaaaaaaaaaaaaaaaagtcgcttCGTAAATCAGAAGCTTCACCAGCTGAGCAGATTGCTGCGGCCCAAGGTCATGAAGTAGACCTGACTCGCGCCTCCGGGACGTACAGAAGcaaaaaacacctgcaaaagaaaCAAGAGTTCAACATTATTAAGAAACAAAGTCACAATTCACTTACTCTGCATGGGTTTCATCGATAAGCACTCAAGACATTCATTATTCTAGATTAAAAAACTAATTGTGAGAAGTATAAAGCAACATTAATTTCTCATTCTACACTTAATGGGAATGACTAGGCAGCTACATGAACAAATTTATTACGAGCCCATTAAAATGGGTTATAAATgttgttcgagtcaaaccgggacttgtgatgaaatttcttttacagtacagtgatgagactcttagccacagtaaaacatgaaTGGCGATGACGAGGTTTCTCAAGGCCCAGCATACAGTAGCCTTCCTCATagacattcagcgagtggagcGTCTGATGTTTACAAATTCGACAACTTGTGCAAGAGACACCTCTAAACTGTACAATCAGtcacgaacaccacttgcacattacaggaaatcacctgggagttattgctacaaCCACTGTACAGTCATGACCTCGCtcaaagccattttcacatgtttgggctctTAAAGGATCTCcagggaggccagcgtttcagatgtaaagTACGCAGTCGGATAGTAGCTCCGCCGTACTTAGAAAACTTTCTAACTTCTTGATGGTATCTACGTGTTTGTGAaatactgggataagtgcattagtgtagcagggggttacttagagaaataaaagtagtagtttttactgtgttctgttctcctgcacaatcaaaagtcccggtttgacatgAACAGCCCATattttgcacctccaggcttTAAATAAAGATAACCAGTACAGCTGCACTGTTTGTGTTCTGTGAAAattgtacaattataagaaaaTGCTTCAgatattttatctattttaatcacctatatttacctttttttattataatttttttgtaatgcaCTAGACAAGAACAGAAGTGTCAGCAAGCTATAGAaaagaaatcattaaaacaAAGAGAAACCACAGTTTCTggcctaaatatttaaatacatttcagcCAAATCCTCTAaagaaatgtttagtttttacccCAACGTGAAGACGTGCAGCTTGAAATTAGTCTCACCTTGTCATTTCTCTCGCACAGGAATTTCAGCCTTTGCGCCCTTTTGTGCATGAACACACCGTCCAGGTGGCCCGTCTCAACCGAGCGGATCTCTATGGCCTTCTCGCCCCAGCCCATGATCTGATTAGACCTGATGTATGCTGCAAAACAAAAGATGTGGTGTGTCAAATCGAATGATTATGCATTTTGGACGAACAAATCTTCAACTTTAACGACTAATTCACTTCTATACGGCCAAAACTTCtatacagtattggtgctgattttatatatttatgttacacatataatacagaaaatgtatgtggccaaagaagctacttctgaactTCATGTAACGGGGAAGTGACCAGTCTTGCTTCTTTAAAAATTTCTAACTTTAGTTGCCAACTTTAGCCGTTTTAGGGAGATGATTTTTATATGTGATTTTAAAATGGCAATTTacagtgttatactgtctcacgtcaaacaataattaaaaatgtgaattatttatatttctttacgagtattgatactaaaattggcaTCTAGAAGTGTATCTGTAAAAATTGCTGCCCAAATTAAAAGCATTTCATGAAAAATTAAGAATTTTTCCTCCAAATTACTAACAGTGGTTTTATGTAAATGCTCTAAATTAGACACACACCTTATGTTTTATGGCCATAAAACATAGAAAGCTATAGTTTATTCAGCTAAAATAGCTTTTTGTAAACTGCCCAGTAATTATTGTTAACATCAAAATTCCAAGGCGAGATGGTttttagtaaaagtaaaaagcaaaaaaaaatctgtagtgtccgtaaccatgtcagatTAATTTTGCAATAGcttaatttagcattttagaataatacatttttcCAGTTTCTGTCTGGCCAAGCTTCATCTGAATGCCAATTAAGATTGTtgaaagattttattaaaaaatgttacggacactacataaaaaggggataaaattgtattttaatgcGCTTTGTGCAAATacgtttctttttatcttataaaaatataaatatgtatgcatatttacaaaaaaaattaagcattaaTTAGGAAATAAGAAGCATTATGAAAAatagtgttatatgatcctatttgaaaatgtactttttcaCCCACAGTAGGTAAGACATTTtggcaccaataccatgttttggctgataCCGATACTACTACATCAATTCATCACTGGTTTATCAGAGAACATGCTGGATCCTCCATCTGCTCATATCTATGGTGTGTTAATGCAATGACCGTACCCACAGAGGTGGGCATCTCTCCCCATTGCAGCACCACATCTTTGGTGATGCGCCCGTATGTGTTGACGTAGACGCCTTCGTCCTCGTAGCACACCAACAGTTCGATGCCATCTGTGTTGGGAAGGATGATAATAGCATGCGACTGGATGCTGGTCTGAATCTATTAGAAAaagtgaagaaaagaaaagaaaagaaaaaaaaaaagccagggTTAATCAGATAAGTCAACCACAGGGTACTATCTATAAAACTGCAGACAGTGTTAATGTTAACCACAGGGTAGGACATATTCTTAGGCTTCCTGTCACCGCTTCCTGTTATTTAGAATGCTGCAGACGTGCACATGGGGCTTACATGGGTTGGTAAATAGATGTCGTAAACAGCGCCCGAATCCACGTCGACGGCGTGAAATCCAGAGCTGGAGCCGTAGATCACCTTTAACCTTTGACCCTCCTCTACCGTCAGGTCCACCAGCAAGGGCTTGTGCACCAGGTCCCCAAATGACTGCAGGAACAAACAGAAGTGaatacattaaatacattaaagcaTGAATTATACATTGTCTGTgcgttaagaatttaattttttttttttagttcattaaCTTTACTTTAAAGGCCATGAATTTATGATATGGCTTCGGCGCCCACGCGTAGACCTCCACGGAGCTTTTCAAGGCGAGCACCAAGAACTTGattctttcatattttactgtaaaaaaagaaacagacgtTTATTATGTATATCATGAGCTTGGAAAGTCACGTTTCTATAACGAACCATTTCGTTATAGAAACGTGATGCATAACTAATACGTAGTTATATTACATACCAACTTTGTAGTGCACACAGCCCTCCAGCTCTCCCACTGTAGTCCATCCCTGCTTCTTCTCCACCTCGGGGTCATTGTGCAGGATCTTGTTCCTCAACCAGGACAGATAATACACCCgcagtttgttcttttttcctgtccccaaacaaacaaattaacaaggTCCTCAAATCAAATGTAAATCTCTTTAAATAATAGAAGCGatatctatttaattttttggctCTGTGGATCTTACCCGATATCGTGACCAGGACATTGAGCCCTTCCAGAACATCCATTTGCTGGAAACGTCGCCGGTTGATGAGGGGGTAAACTTTACCCTGCCCACTGCGGTCCAAAAGCAAAAGACCACTTTCCGTTCCCACCAATAAATTCACCCCTACGTAGGGAGAACAACGAGGTTCATCAGAACAAGGAGGACAAGCTAATGTAATAAACATCTCCTATTCAGCTcgttacagcaaaaaaaaaaaaaaaaaaaaaaaaacttgcttgtAAAATCATTGCTTAATCCCAAGCTTAGCCAAACGATATGAAGAGAAGCTAAGCTAGCAAATCTGTTAAACATTGTGGTGCATAATACATCACTATAGTTTGACTTGGAAACCAAATGCACAGGGATGTTGTGGCTTTGACATGCTATTTATTAGAGATGGGGCAGACTGATTAGTGAGGAggctgaatttctttttttttttacatttatacatgtttgcatttaaggtggcAAAATGCTgccattcctctataatcctacaggtggcactctctaaactattcacacattggcaggcaacATAGCAATCTGGATGATAGATAGGAGCTATATATGATAGATAGAAGTCATGTAGGCAGTAATGAcaggtgtgcgcccaaatctttGTACGCCCTTAGCTCACTCCAAAGGGCTCACTACTTAGATGGCCTCTTCCTTCTGcaggtgtgtgaaggggcatggTCGCTAAATCTGGCACAACTCGTGCGAACTTGCTTAATTAGGGGCTCGGAAGGTCTGGTGAAACCTGCCCGAAAGTTCAGAAACAGCGTAAGGCACGTTAACGCGGTGAGTGGGACGTAAGTGAGGGACTTTAAAGACGGGTGGACTGTACACCGCTGTTTGATTGCTGGGAAAATTACAGCTGTGGAAGGGAGTGCATGAGCTGTACTCTTTTGCCATAAGACCTGgccttgtgtttgtgttcttgTGGTGCACCCTGAGCAATATATAATCATGATATTTATAAAGATAAgcatactaacagaatcgcAGTACAAATAAGGTCGGCACATGGTAATCGTGATAATAACAATatacaattatttgtcacatgtactttacggCACAATGGGGGCACTAGTGGCTGAGTAATAGGTGAAacacctgccatgcggaaggcccgggtttgattcccagccagtgcccaaaccgtccagccactggatgcagtgccggtcccaagcccggataaaatgggagggttgaatcaggaagggcatccggtagAAAAACCTGAGCCAAGTAGTTGTGCCGAccagatattccgctgtggcgaccccttgccggagCAGCCGACAGACCAACAACTTTACAGTACAATGAActgatattttctttttacatataCCAGTTAAGAAGCTGGGGTGAGCGCAAAGTCAGCAAGGAtgcagcacccctggagcaaacagggttaagggccttgctcaagttcTCAAACGTGGCAACTTGCcggtgctggggctcgaaccctgaccttctgatcgGTAACACACAGCCTTAACCATCACTGCTATATCGTATCAGCTGGTCTCTGGTGATTTACATGCTTACTATTAAATAATTGCTGCATTTAACCCAGTACATAAAATACGCAAGTGTATAGGCGGACAACTCTGCTTGCGGTGCAGCTTATATTTGTAACCTGATACGGGCATCACTATTTATGTTATTTCCGAATCGAACTTCGTTGCCAGAATAAACAAAAGCATATAAACAAATTTTCCTGTTCTTTTATTATTCttcattctttttcttatttaagcAGTGATTGAATTCTAATTCTGAAGACATTGCTGCTTACGTGTACTTGCGGTAGCTATTTACCTCAACGACTTCAGCACTGAATTCTCACAAGATTGAGCTATGAGAGCTATACAGCAGTAGTAACCAAGCATGAAGAGCCACTTAGAACTAGCCAACAAGTGGTCATCTATCTAGTGTAGTAGTTTATCATCATATGTAGGTTCTTATCAGAATTAGTCGAATCGTCGGGTACGTACCCCAGAGTGCAGCACACAGGATCTCGGAATTGAACCTCTTCTTGTACTTGCGGATCTCGGGCGTGTCGCTTTGTGGCCGAGTGTTCACCGGGTTCACGTTGACCACCGAGCCCTTGCGCATGGGGTCCGGCCTTATGGCTTCTTGGAGCCGGATGTCGTTCCCGATGACTGCTGCACAACAAACCCAGTCATTGTCTGCTTTATTAATATTGCTTAAGTTTGAGAACGACACTATATTCAAAGCAGAAATAATTTTCCGAACTGACTGATGCTCTCACCACGGTCCTTTAAACATAATTAGAActgcagccttttttttttgtttgtttgttaagacTTACCCATGTTGTTGAGAGAGCTGCCAGTAGAGGGCGATATCTGTAGAAGTCGAGGGTCAATGAAGGGAGTGAAGGAAGAAGAGGATTTGTGTTTTTGAAGAGAATTACTGCCGGAGAGAGTCTGGGTGGGGAGGGAACAGATCACAAGTCAATGATAAGGAATGTTTACAGTCGTGTAACAGTAACAGGGATATAGGTTGGTCCCAACTATTATAAAAAGTTTGAAAAGTCTAGATTTCACTCTTTTATAGCTTAAGGTTAAGACTTAAACTACTGAGCCACAACAGCTCACTAACAGGGTTAgtgcaaatattattaattatattaaataatattattaaaggatttaatacagttttaaatatgcactataaacagaaacaaaaaaagaataaggtTAAATTGTGATCTGGGAAAAGATGAGTGATTGTTAGAACGAGAATAATGTGGAAAATGAATCAAAGAAGGTTGTTAATGAATAATGAACTGAAATATGAAGGAGCTGAAAAtggatagttaaaaaaaaaaaaaaacagaaaaaaaggcgGGAAACGGTTATAGTTTCGCTAGTTTGAAAAAAGTTGTAGAACGTGGCTGAAATGTCCTAAAACTAATGATACTAAAATATTGTGAAGTTAAGCTTTAAGAAATTCCCTCTATGGAGCCGACGGGGAGAAATGTTTTGGGATCTCTCTGGGTGATTCTTTCAAATGCCAACATTCTCTCACACCAACATGCAAGCCAAAGTAGAGTTTTTATATTTGTGAGACCAAAAAGCAGGAAAACGGGTATCCCGAACAAGCCCACTACGGCGCTGGTGGTGCTTACGGCTCGTCCATCACCCGGCGTCTAAGTGAAGGGGTGCTGACGTGAATTAGTGGTGAGTAGTTCAGAATGAAGCGGAGTAAAATCTAGCCAGCATTTCAGAGTGGTACAAGGGCTAAACATACCTCGCTGGCAAGTAGCCTCTCCAGGGCGGATTGGGGGGACATAGAGGGACTGGTGTGACTGGAGGAGGGGGTGGAGGTGatggagggggagggggagtgATGGCTCTGTTGGATGAGATCAGGCAGCAGGTGAATACGGCCTGCGAAGCCATTTCGCTCCTGGGGGCCCAGAGCAGGGCCCTGACCAGGGCCAGGACCCGAGCCAGGCCCGGGAACCAATCGGACTTTCTCTGCTACAGTCTGGAAGCAAAAACAGGCACAGCTGAGACTATACTCAgtggggagggaaaaaaaataaataaaaataaaaagttttaaaagggGAGCAAGAGGGCCAGCAAATGAATTATTCGGATTTGCATATAAATGTCTCAAAGCTGGTGCCGTTTCTTGGggtttaaatgtaaagaaaaaaatataattattaaacatacaCGAAGAAGGGATGGATGAATGATGTGAAAcacaaaacatgtaaaacaataaacGAGAACAGGAAGTGGCCCTCTGGTACCTGTCTGAGTACTAAAGTGCCGTCTTTAGAGGGTGTGATGGCTGTATCGCTTTCTGCTTCATCGTGAACAATCATGGTTTTCACCGACTCCGTCTCACCATTGCTAACTTTCGAGGAACTAAAGACAACACAcaattatttcaattatttcCATATCTTAAGGCACGAGTTTTAAATGCGTAGAATGATAATATATGCGATTAGAAAACTTAAATCAAGTGTGCACCTTGCCCTCGAGTCCTCTGTGCCAGATGTGGACTCGTTGCCGAGCTCCTGTTCCACCTCATCATCCTCTTCTGATTCGGAGTCCTCACTGGATGAAGAGTAATCCATCACCTTGTGAGGAGGACGCGTCTCTTCGATTGCACGCACCTCATTGGCCTGAAGAGTGAGATCCTGAGAGTGCAATTTAAAGATTTAGTCTACACATGCAGAACAAGGGAAACAAAGTATTATTAGAAACCAgtataaaaagttatttatttttttttttaacttacagAGGGCCTGGTTGGTCTGACAAAATCCCTTTTCTCCTCCGACTTTTTGTTAGAACCATCCGGGCGTTGATGTGGCGAGCCCTCGGATTTAGATGATGCTGCAAAAagtagagagaaaaataaaaaaatcactgttaTAAACTTTAATGTCCTATAATAACCTGTGCATACCCAGACATGCACAACCATTGAAGTTAATTGAGCATGCGTTCATAGATGATTTCATTATTATAGTTGGGTACTCACAGCGAACCCTAAACTTCTCCCCAGAACTCTGAGAGCCAGTCTGTGAGCTGGAGTTACTGGAGCCAGAAGAGCTTCCACTGCCTGGTCTAGCCAGCTTCTCCACCCGATCCCACAGCAGACGCGGCTCCACGTTACTGTCAGGCAGACGAGCAGTGGAAGACAGAATAAATAATGTGTCaacataaaaagtttttaaccATCCTTcacttctttatattttgcttcctgaaggactttgaCTTTCGTTTTTGGCCTctgaatttaaataataataaaaaaaagaagaattagtactttattaatcccctAGGGGGCGTTGTGGTTACTgggacagggttaagggccttgcttaagggctcaacagtggcaattgagcggtgctggggcttgaacccctaaCCTTCCAATCAGAAATCCAGTAGCCTACAGCCTTAACCAGTTACCACTTAAccagccaccactgccctggaCCTGATTAGTTTTAAAGGAatgttttggtttgttaagccacacggTGCCaagccagtgattagtatactggtgatgctaaatgctaagtggttggaacagacaagaggggaaacaAGGTTGCTGCtcatgttacataaacaacatttttaaattctatCTTTTTTTAGGCAGTTTACAGCATGctgaataaaaacatttgttcccattttcttaatttaataaaaaggaaTGGTTCAAGTTCaacttttgcacagtcctgTGTTTCATACCAAATAATTACATATAGTTTAAGATGGGAATTTTTTCTCATGCATCTAAAGAACATATGGAGGTCAGACCTTCCAGCAGTCCTCTGTCCAGGTTGGCTGCTTTGCTGGTTGTTTTGAAGCGGGGAGTCTCTACGGGACAGTACGGGCGATCGGGACGTCGTCCTCAAAGGGACCTTTGAGAGAAAGGCACATGAGTGaatatgcttaaaaataaacaaacacacagctgAACAAAGAAGCACAAGTAATGCAAAGGTCACCAACATTGTTATGTAGCTTATTGTGATGTAGGTTGAAATGGAAAATTGCGAGCTTATCTCACCGGCTTATGTGCATGATCCAGAACTATGCATTATATCTGACCATATATAGTAATTGAGACTATTCTCAAGAATAACTATTCTTTTCAAAACTGTAGCACTTTTCAATTTGGAAGACTGAAAATTATAGTTGTATGTTGCATCCAGTTCAATTCCTGACCacatttgtaatgtaaaatatatatatatatatatatatatatatatatatatatatatatatatatatatatatatatatatatatatatatatataaataaaacactccaATGAATCtgggaagtaaaaaaaactagAGTATAAATAGTGTTttacaagacgagcaaaaatcgtaaataaattttgactctGTAAACGAGCGAGGTCTTGAAATACGAGCAGTATTATGAGTAATCGTCTCCCAAGCTCATTCTCAGTGCACGTGCGTCACTCGTATGGTCAACCTCCGTGTGCACATATACTGTTTAATATAACACTGTGTccacgtgtgtgcgcataaagcattttgaatttatgtttgtgtgtgcacgctTGTGCGAGTAAGATTCTCCATCAGTAAATtggtgcgcgtgtgtgtaaaaTTAACCCTACACGGTAGCCCCCTTCCGCCTCCTCTCTCTGGTTCTGTCGGCACACTCGAGTGAGTGTGCAAGcgaggtggcttagtggttcgTACTGTCTGTCGCACCTaaagggtccaggttcaattcctcctttggatctgtgtgcatgaagtttgcattttctccccatgcttgttggTTTTCTccagatactccggtttcctcccacagtccaaagacatgcggattaaggtaattggtgttcccaaattgcctgtagtgtgtgaatgttgaccagaggtcctacaaCGGGTGTACAAATGGGAAAAACACAGTGTGGACTCCATGGtccttagttggactacagatgttCCTAAATGGATGTTAAACCAACCTTTCCTTAAACCAAATCACAGATAGTAAATTATTTCATTCCATGCTTTTCTTAGTTTTCTTTGTgtctacatttatatttatacctgTACATGATCTCGAAATGTGTTAGTTCCACAAGCTTTATTCCTATTTCACCTTCACCATTCACTGGTAAAACAAGGTTTGGATTTTAATGATCATGTAATTCATTTAATCTGCATTAGAATG
This genomic window contains:
- the LOC128507046 gene encoding mitogen-activated protein kinase kinase kinase kinase 4-like isoform X7, whose amino-acid sequence is MANDSPAKSLVDIDLSSLRDPAGIFELVEVVGNGTYGQVYKGRHVKTGQLAAIKVMDVTEDEEEEIKLEINMLKKYSHHRNIATYYGAFIKKSPPGHDDQLWLVMEFCGAGSITDLVKNTKNGLKEDWIAYISREILRGLAHLHAHHVIHRDIKGQNVLLTENAEVKLVDFGVSAQLDRTVGRRNTFIGTPYWMAPEVIACDENPDATYDYRSDLWSCGITAIEMAEGAPPLCDMHPMRALFLIPRNPPPRLKSKKWSKKFINFIENCLVKNYTQRPPTDQLLKHPFIRDQPNERQVRIQLKDHIDHTRKKRGDKDETEYDWSLSEDEDDEAPEQEGEPSSIVNVPGESTLRRDFIRLQQENKERSEALKRQQLLQEQQLREQEEYKRQLLAERQKRIEQQKEQRRRLEEQQRRERELRRQQEREQRRREQEEKRRVEEMERRRKEEDERRRAEEEKRRNDREQEYIRRQLEEEQRHLEILQQQLLHEQAMLLADERYRKNHQGSPQTAPPKQPPVPPRSSEPYSNGNSLSESPSMHKPMEPQVQWSHLAALKNNTSAPPVARSHSFSDPVPSFAHLNLRSQEPHHPAHPAPPARSEHPHPLPHPQSRSHEIPETSQNDEVPPKVPLRTTSRSPVLSRRDSPLQNNQQSSQPGQRTAGSNVEPRLLWDRVEKLARPGSGSSSGSSNSSSQTGSQSSGEKFRVRSSSKSEGSPHQRPDGSNKKSEEKRDFVRPTRPSDLTLQANEVRAIEETRPPHKVMDYSSSSEDSESEEDDEVEQELGNESTSGTEDSRASSSKVSNGETESVKTMIVHDEAESDTAITPSKDGTLVLRQTVAEKVRLVPGPGSGPGPGQGPALGPQERNGFAGRIHLLPDLIQQSHHSPSPSITSTPSSSHTSPSMSPQSALERLLASETLSGSNSLQKHKSSSSFTPFIDPRLLQISPSTGSSLNNMVIGNDIRLQEAIRPDPMRKGSVVNVNPVNTRPQSDTPEIRKYKKRFNSEILCAALWGVNLLVGTESGLLLLDRSGQGKVYPLINRRRFQQMDVLEGLNVLVTISGKKNKLRVYYLSWLRNKILHNDPEVEKKQGWTTVGELEGCVHYKVVKYERIKFLVLALKSSVEVYAWAPKPYHKFMAFKSFGDLVHKPLLVDLTVEEGQRLKVIYGSSSGFHAVDVDSGAVYDIYLPTHIQTSIQSHAIIILPNTDGIELLVCYEDEGVYVNTYGRITKDVVLQWGEMPTSVAYIRSNQIMGWGEKAIEIRSVETGHLDGVFMHKRAQRLKFLCERNDKVFFASVRPGGASQVYFMTLGRSNLLSW